In Phormidium yuhuli AB48, one genomic interval encodes:
- a CDS encoding Eco57I restriction-modification methylase domain-containing protein gives MSFRQLSLDLPHSNPVSPQVQEAIEQLASNPEADARGAIFTRQEVVEFILDLVGYKDNQPLHTMGLLEPSFGRGDFLLAIIKRLLKAWRAFKPNGAALEDLHDAIRAVELHHISFKHTAVAVIHLLKSEGLDSKTATTLANSWLSQGDFLLTPLDREFEVVVGNPPYIRPELIPTPLLAAYRSRYPTMYDRADIYIPFIERMLSLLATQGHLGVICPDRWMKNRYGGPLRRLIAEQFHLKIYVDMVDTPAFHSHVVAYPAITVISRERAGATRLAHRPKIETATLTQLADVLCAPVLSQPSQMVRELARVTDAAQPWLLESSEQVALIRRLEQCFPVLEAVGCHVGIGVATGADQAFIGDFEALDVEGDRKLPLVTTKDIRSGEVQWRGQGVINPFAESGGLVRLEDYPRLRCYLEARRGAIAKRHCARKTPSQWYRTIDRITPSLASTPKLLIPDIKGEAHIVLEGGRLYPHHNLYYVTSEKWELRALQAVLLSAVSRLFVATYSTKMRGGFLRFQAQYLRRIRLPNWADVPEQLRRELAEAALRRDLPACNEAVFKLYHLSLQERDALQRFQITQTANILKQPGLSASSHPDSR, from the coding sequence TTGTCATTCAGACAACTCAGTCTCGATCTCCCCCATTCCAATCCGGTCAGTCCCCAGGTACAGGAGGCCATTGAGCAGTTAGCCTCCAATCCAGAAGCCGATGCTCGGGGGGCGATCTTCACGCGCCAGGAGGTTGTAGAGTTCATCTTGGATCTGGTTGGCTACAAGGACAACCAGCCCCTGCACACCATGGGGCTGTTGGAACCCTCATTCGGTCGCGGCGACTTTCTACTAGCGATTATCAAACGGTTATTGAAAGCCTGGCGGGCCTTCAAACCTAACGGCGCGGCTTTGGAGGACCTTCATGATGCTATCCGAGCTGTTGAGCTGCACCATATTTCGTTTAAACACACTGCTGTGGCAGTCATCCACCTTCTCAAGTCAGAGGGACTGGACTCGAAAACAGCAACCACTTTGGCGAACAGTTGGCTGTCCCAGGGGGATTTCTTACTGACTCCCCTGGATAGGGAATTTGAGGTTGTGGTGGGCAATCCACCCTATATTCGCCCCGAGCTAATTCCTACCCCCCTACTGGCAGCATACCGTAGCCGCTACCCGACCATGTATGACCGGGCTGATATCTATATTCCCTTTATTGAACGGATGCTGTCTCTGTTGGCGACTCAGGGACATTTAGGCGTAATTTGTCCGGATCGCTGGATGAAGAATCGTTATGGCGGCCCGTTACGGCGTCTCATCGCAGAACAGTTCCACCTAAAAATTTACGTGGATATGGTGGATACCCCAGCATTCCACTCTCACGTCGTGGCCTATCCTGCCATTACGGTGATCAGTCGAGAAAGAGCGGGGGCGACTCGGTTGGCTCATCGTCCTAAGATTGAGACGGCGACCTTGACGCAGTTGGCCGACGTACTCTGCGCACCGGTTTTATCGCAACCGTCTCAGATGGTGCGGGAACTGGCCAGAGTAACCGATGCTGCCCAGCCGTGGCTGCTGGAGTCATCAGAGCAGGTGGCACTCATCCGGCGTTTGGAGCAGTGCTTTCCTGTCCTGGAAGCGGTGGGATGTCATGTGGGGATTGGCGTGGCGACGGGTGCAGATCAGGCCTTTATTGGGGACTTCGAGGCGTTGGATGTAGAAGGCGATCGCAAGTTGCCCTTGGTGACGACGAAGGATATTCGCTCCGGGGAGGTGCAATGGCGGGGACAAGGGGTCATCAATCCCTTTGCTGAGTCGGGTGGATTGGTTCGCCTGGAGGACTATCCCCGGTTGAGATGTTACCTTGAGGCTCGCCGGGGGGCGATCGCCAAACGACACTGCGCACGGAAGACTCCCAGCCAGTGGTATCGAACGATTGATCGCATTACTCCCAGTTTAGCCAGCACGCCAAAGCTCTTAATTCCCGATATTAAGGGAGAGGCCCATATTGTCTTGGAAGGGGGAAGGCTATATCCACATCACAATCTCTACTATGTCACCTCTGAAAAATGGGAGTTGCGAGCGTTGCAGGCTGTCCTCCTGTCGGCAGTGAGTCGTCTGTTTGTGGCAACCTATTCAACAAAAATGCGCGGGGGATTCCTACGTTTCCAAGCCCAGTACCTACGTCGGATTCGCCTTCCTAACTGGGCCGATGTACCTGAACAGCTACGGCGAGAGTTAGCTGAGGCCGCTTTGAGGCGGGATTTACCAGCCTGCAACGAAGCTGTGTTCAAACTCTATCATCTGAGTCTACAAGAACGGGACGCTCTTCAGCGTTTCCAAATTACCCAGACAGCCAATATCTTGAAGCAACCTGGTCTTTCAGCCAGCAGCCACCCAGACTCGCGATAG
- a CDS encoding ABC transporter permease translates to MSTTVNTPTPKAELAAQAVADNALADFIQETLALTRRLFIQLQRRPSTLVAGIIQPLMWLILFGALFQNAPAGLFEESQNYLQFLGAGVIVFTAFAGALNAGLPIMFDREFGFLNRLLVAPLSSRFSIVLASTIYIVSLSFLQTAVIMAAGTVMGAGLPGFAGLGAIALFLFFLILGVTGLSLGLAFALPGHVELIAAIFVTNLPLLFASTALAPLSFMPGWLQVVASLNPLSYAIEPIRYLYLHDSWSLSSIVMEAPFADISFGVALLVLFIFAMAALALIQPLLRRRFA, encoded by the coding sequence ATGAGTACCACTGTTAACACGCCCACCCCTAAGGCAGAGTTGGCCGCGCAAGCTGTCGCCGACAATGCTTTGGCGGATTTTATCCAAGAAACCTTAGCCCTCACTCGGCGTCTGTTTATTCAACTGCAACGCCGGCCCAGTACCCTGGTGGCGGGGATTATCCAACCCCTGATGTGGTTGATTCTCTTTGGCGCCCTCTTCCAAAACGCGCCCGCTGGCCTGTTTGAGGAAAGCCAAAACTATCTCCAGTTCCTCGGTGCTGGGGTGATTGTCTTTACTGCCTTCGCGGGGGCCCTCAATGCCGGTTTGCCCATTATGTTCGATCGCGAGTTCGGCTTCCTCAATCGCCTGCTGGTGGCTCCCCTCTCTAGCCGCTTCTCCATTGTCTTGGCCTCAACCATCTATATTGTCAGTCTCAGTTTCCTGCAAACGGCTGTGATTATGGCAGCCGGAACCGTTATGGGGGCTGGACTTCCGGGATTCGCTGGCTTGGGGGCGATCGCCCTGTTCCTCTTTTTCCTCATCTTGGGGGTGACCGGCTTAAGTCTCGGGCTAGCCTTTGCCCTCCCCGGCCATGTGGAACTGATTGCCGCCATTTTCGTCACGAATTTACCACTCCTATTTGCCAGCACCGCTCTGGCCCCTCTCTCCTTTATGCCCGGCTGGTTACAAGTGGTTGCTAGTCTCAACCCCCTCAGCTACGCCATTGAGCCAATTCGCTATCTCTATCTCCATGACAGCTGGAGTTTAAGTAGTATTGTCATGGAAGCTCCCTTTGCTGATATCAGCTTCGGCGTCGCTTTACTGGTGTTGTTTATCTTTGCGATGGCCGCCTTAGCCCTGATTCAACCCTTACTCCGTCGCCGCTTCGCCTAA
- a CDS encoding phycobilisome rod-core linker polypeptide — MSVTASGGTTLVRQQIFKTVPVSTISQAEQQDRYLGRSELGELDTFFKSGTKRVEIAQILTAKSDLIVSRAANRIFTGGSPMSFLEKPEPVMALAGAASETLETVSYIEEEGSVFDGIKNLFFTPSAGAAPAGFRAINVARYGPANMTKSLRDLSWFLRYVTYALVAGDPNIISVNVRGLREIIENACSSAATIVAIQEMRAAAANYFKQDQEAADLVRQYFDVLLSEFEAPTPSEKVRKGQSSDQQGLKLPQIYANGAEPRSKFAMKPGLSFSEKDAVVKAAYRQIFERDITRAYSQGISYLESQVKNGEISMKEFVRRLCKTPLYRQQFFQPFINSRALELAFRHILGRAPSSREEVQKYFSIMSEGGQGALIDALVDSQEYSDYFGEETVPYLRGLGQEAQECRNWGAQFDLFNYSAPFRKVPQFITLYADYVRPLPDRHPYGVGNDPLEIQFGAIFPKETRSPKNAPAPFGKDTRRILIRRGAGIENQLSNPGARGLNPGSLGPKVFKMSPVPSYTVASGSSVQYNESTTQAVIGAAYRQVFGRDLYDGQRLKVSEIRLENGEISMREFIRDLAKSEIFRKMYWTSLYVCKAVEFIHRRLLGRPTYGRPEMNRYFDICAKQGFYALVDVIMDSPEYLESFGEDTVPYERYITPAGQAQRSLRAGSIGDRGMLVKPEPEAPRFVQLGTPSDAGMRTGPDVDFRIQQGVSQQRQQTKQFKLTSTFDKVQVQTVIRATYRQIFERDIEPYVTKREFTALESKLGNAEITLKEFIEEIGCSELYIREFYTPYPNTKVIELGTKHFLGRAPRDQAEIRKYNQILASEGIRGFVSTMVNCPEYIEAFGEDIVPYRRFPTLPAANFPNTERLYEQLTKQNDEVVVPSFVPSVPYSVNP; from the coding sequence AGATTTAATCGTCTCTCGGGCCGCCAACCGCATCTTCACCGGTGGCTCTCCCATGTCTTTCTTAGAAAAGCCAGAGCCAGTCATGGCCTTGGCAGGGGCAGCCTCAGAAACCTTAGAGACCGTTAGCTACATTGAAGAAGAAGGGAGTGTCTTCGACGGCATTAAAAACCTCTTTTTTACCCCGAGCGCTGGAGCCGCCCCCGCCGGTTTCCGGGCCATCAACGTGGCCCGTTACGGTCCGGCCAACATGACCAAATCCCTGCGAGATTTGAGTTGGTTCTTGCGTTACGTCACCTACGCTCTCGTCGCCGGAGACCCCAACATCATCTCTGTTAACGTGCGGGGGCTGCGAGAAATCATCGAAAATGCCTGTTCCTCCGCCGCCACCATCGTGGCCATCCAGGAGATGCGGGCTGCGGCCGCCAACTACTTCAAACAAGACCAAGAAGCAGCGGACTTAGTACGTCAGTACTTTGACGTGCTGTTGAGTGAATTTGAAGCCCCCACCCCCTCCGAGAAAGTTCGTAAAGGACAATCCTCTGACCAACAGGGCTTAAAACTGCCGCAAATCTACGCCAACGGCGCGGAGCCTCGCTCCAAATTCGCCATGAAGCCGGGGCTATCCTTCAGCGAGAAAGATGCTGTTGTCAAAGCTGCCTACCGGCAAATCTTTGAGCGGGATATTACCCGAGCCTATAGCCAGGGCATCTCCTACCTCGAGTCTCAGGTGAAAAACGGCGAAATCTCCATGAAGGAGTTTGTGCGTCGTCTGTGCAAAACCCCTCTCTATCGCCAACAATTCTTCCAACCCTTCATCAACAGCCGGGCCTTGGAATTGGCTTTCCGCCACATCCTCGGTCGCGCTCCCTCCTCCCGGGAAGAAGTCCAAAAATACTTCTCCATCATGTCGGAAGGGGGTCAAGGGGCGCTGATTGATGCCCTCGTCGACTCTCAGGAGTACTCCGACTACTTCGGTGAAGAGACCGTCCCCTATCTGCGGGGTCTGGGACAAGAAGCCCAAGAATGCCGCAACTGGGGCGCTCAATTCGACCTGTTTAACTACAGTGCGCCCTTCCGCAAAGTTCCCCAATTTATTACCCTCTACGCCGACTACGTGCGGCCCCTCCCTGACCGCCACCCCTATGGTGTGGGTAATGACCCCCTAGAAATCCAATTCGGGGCAATTTTCCCCAAAGAAACCCGCAGCCCCAAAAATGCCCCGGCGCCCTTTGGGAAAGATACCCGCCGCATCTTAATTCGTCGCGGTGCTGGAATTGAGAACCAGCTGAGCAACCCCGGAGCGCGAGGTCTCAACCCCGGTTCCCTGGGACCGAAAGTCTTTAAGATGTCTCCGGTTCCCAGCTATACCGTCGCTAGTGGTAGCAGTGTTCAGTACAACGAAAGCACCACCCAAGCCGTGATTGGAGCTGCCTACCGTCAAGTCTTTGGACGGGACTTGTACGATGGACAGCGGTTGAAAGTCTCGGAGATTCGCCTGGAAAACGGGGAAATCTCCATGCGTGAGTTCATCCGTGACTTAGCGAAGTCAGAAATCTTCCGCAAGATGTATTGGACGTCCCTTTATGTCTGTAAAGCGGTTGAGTTCATCCACCGTCGTCTGTTAGGTCGTCCCACCTACGGTCGTCCGGAAATGAACCGCTACTTTGATATCTGCGCTAAACAAGGCTTCTATGCTCTGGTAGATGTCATCATGGATAGCCCTGAGTATCTGGAGTCCTTTGGAGAGGACACCGTTCCTTACGAACGCTATATTACTCCCGCCGGACAAGCACAACGCTCCCTGCGCGCTGGTAGCATTGGCGACCGGGGTATGTTGGTCAAGCCGGAACCGGAAGCACCGCGCTTCGTTCAGTTGGGAACTCCCAGCGATGCTGGAATGCGGACCGGTCCCGATGTGGACTTCCGGATTCAGCAAGGGGTGAGTCAACAGCGTCAACAAACCAAACAGTTCAAACTCACCAGCACCTTCGACAAAGTTCAGGTGCAAACGGTCATCCGGGCCACCTATCGGCAAATCTTCGAGCGCGACATTGAACCCTACGTTACCAAGCGCGAGTTCACCGCTCTCGAAAGCAAGTTGGGGAATGCCGAAATTACCCTCAAGGAGTTCATTGAGGAAATTGGCTGTTCTGAACTCTACATCCGCGAGTTCTACACGCCCTATCCCAACACCAAAGTCATTGAGTTGGGAACGAAGCACTTCCTCGGCCGTGCGCCTCGGGACCAGGCTGAAATCCGCAAGTATAACCAAATCCTCGCCTCGGAGGGGATTCGCGGCTTTGTCAGCACCATGGTCAACTGTCCTGAGTATATCGAGGCCTTTGGGGAGGATATTGTGCCTTATCGTCGCTTCCCGACGTTACCGGCGGCGAACTTCCCCAATACGGAGCGTCTCTATGAGCAGCTGACGAAACAGAATGATGAGGTCGTGGTTCCGAGCTTTGTGCCTTCGGTTCCCTATAGTGTCAATCCCTAA